The Bosea sp. AS-1 region GGCATCCTGGGTCCGACGGCTTAGCCCGTATTCCCAGATGGCCGGGCCTGTCGAGAAGGTGGCGAGGTCAGACTACGATTTCGAGCTCCTCTTCGGCCCCGCTCGGCCTGCTCTGCCCTCGCCCGGGTTCGATCTGTGGCGCGGATTGCGGTTGCCGCGGAATTCGAAAAGGGGAACTCCGCCCGACTGTCCGGGTTCTCCTCCGATCACGTCTCATTCCGATGGAGCATTCTCATGCCGACGGAATATCCATCCATCCGAGACGAGCCGCAGAACAATCGTTTCGTAATGGCGGTTCGAGGTGGCGAGGCTTTTGCGACCTATCGGCGGATCGACGATTATCTCGTTGTTTCTCATACCGAAGTCCCGCGATCGTTGCGCGGAAACGGAATCGGCTCTCAGCTTGCGGAAGCCGTATTCGAACATGCCCGAAATCACGGCCAACGGATCGTGCCCGCTTGTTCCTTCATCGCAGATTGGGCCAGGAAGCATCCGGAATATCGGGAGGTACTCGTGCATCAGACGGAGGGCACGCGATGATCGACCATATTTCAGTGGGTGCAAACGATCTCGTAAAGGCGCGCGCCTTTTACGATTCAGTATTTTCCGAACTCGGCCTGCGCCTCCTCAAAAGCAGCGAGCGCTCCGCTGACT contains the following coding sequences:
- a CDS encoding GNAT family N-acetyltransferase, translated to MPTEYPSIRDEPQNNRFVMAVRGGEAFATYRRIDDYLVVSHTEVPRSLRGNGIGSQLAEAVFEHARNHGQRIVPACSFIADWARKHPEYREVLVHQTEGTR